Proteins from one Leptospira fletcheri genomic window:
- a CDS encoding DUF6962 family protein, whose product MQITTVVSDFVLAVFAAWSGFRLHANWNQRSGAWGFYSIALGAAMGSLFFAGAGWIEPVYRIVIRFAAEVGVPWIGLAFWSGAFGGFSRRGWVTISIVLLLFCALDTVLRMGFYSTGIGALAILSILASCMRKYRGAHKPAALYGILGGLLFIFAGLGVGTSGAVAGILKVDIYHFVLAGACYCLGYSLKRIG is encoded by the coding sequence ATGCAAATCACCACAGTCGTATCCGATTTCGTACTGGCAGTCTTCGCCGCTTGGTCGGGTTTTCGTTTACACGCGAACTGGAACCAGCGAAGCGGAGCCTGGGGATTTTACTCCATCGCATTAGGCGCCGCAATGGGCAGTCTGTTCTTTGCAGGGGCAGGATGGATAGAACCGGTTTATAGAATCGTGATCCGGTTTGCGGCAGAGGTGGGCGTTCCTTGGATCGGTCTCGCATTTTGGAGCGGAGCGTTTGGCGGCTTTTCCCGCAGAGGTTGGGTGACGATCTCCATCGTGTTGCTGCTCTTCTGCGCTTTAGATACGGTCTTGCGTATGGGTTTTTATTCCACCGGGATCGGAGCACTTGCCATACTTTCCATTTTGGCTTCTTGTATGAGAAAGTATCGAGGAGCCCACAAACCCGCCGCACTGTACGGAATTCTGGGAGGACTCCTCTTTATTTTTGCGGGTTTGGGGGTCGGAACCTCGGGTGCGGTGGCCGGAATCCTAAAAGTGGATATCTACCATTTCGTTTTGGCCGGCGCTTGTTATTGTCTCGGCTATTCGCTAAAGCGGATCGGTTAA
- a CDS encoding aldo/keto reductase yields the protein MNASPLTQSIRLNNGVPMPVLGIGVWKTKSGKECKDALRWAFEAGIRHVDTARIYGNEEDVGEAVRESGIPRKELFITTKLWNGDQKEARKHLELSLRNLGMDYVDLYLIHFPIAGTRKQAWKELEKAYKDGLAKSIGVSNYTVPHLEEILSHAEIVPAINQVEFHPFLNQTELSRKCSEHGIVLEAYSPLAHGKRISDPKLLRLAEKYRKTPAQILIRWAIDKGFVVIPKSVRKERIRENSEVFDFALSSEDLAEMETWNENFRTCWDPTGA from the coding sequence ATGAATGCTTCTCCATTAACGCAATCGATCCGACTGAATAACGGCGTTCCGATGCCAGTGCTCGGTATAGGTGTTTGGAAAACTAAATCGGGAAAGGAATGCAAAGACGCACTCCGTTGGGCTTTCGAAGCCGGAATCCGTCATGTGGATACTGCGAGGATCTACGGAAACGAAGAGGATGTGGGGGAAGCAGTCCGAGAAAGCGGCATCCCTAGAAAAGAACTTTTTATCACCACGAAACTTTGGAACGGCGATCAAAAGGAAGCCCGCAAACACCTGGAGCTCTCGTTACGAAATTTAGGAATGGATTACGTGGATTTGTATCTCATCCATTTTCCGATCGCCGGCACACGGAAACAAGCCTGGAAGGAATTGGAGAAAGCGTACAAAGACGGACTTGCAAAATCCATAGGTGTCAGCAATTATACGGTCCCTCACTTGGAGGAAATCCTTTCCCACGCGGAGATCGTTCCGGCGATCAACCAGGTCGAGTTCCATCCGTTTCTGAACCAAACGGAATTGTCCCGAAAATGCTCGGAGCATGGAATCGTTTTGGAAGCCTACAGTCCTCTCGCTCACGGAAAAAGAATTTCCGACCCGAAGTTGCTTCGGCTTGCGGAAAAATACCGTAAGACTCCCGCTCAGATCCTGATCCGTTGGGCGATCGATAAGGGATTCGTCGTGATTCCAAAATCGGTGCGTAAGGAAAGGATTCGCGAGAATTCGGAAGTGTTCGATTTTGCCCTTTCTTCGGAAGATCTCGCCGAAATGGAAACTTGGAACGAAAACTTTCGTACCTGCTGGGATCCTACCGGGGCCTAA
- a CDS encoding MarR family winged helix-turn-helix transcriptional regulator gives MGSHFKGKPREIKILDAYIKLGRCTDSIRSMEDKILNQFGLTSGQFGCLETLHHLGPMCQKEIGQKIFSCEGNITQIVDNLEKRGLVQRVRSEEDRRYFIVNLTESGKELICKVFPTYLEHLKDRMSPLSDEDLKQLGNICKTVGIREA, from the coding sequence ATGGGAAGCCACTTCAAAGGAAAACCGAGAGAAATAAAGATCCTGGATGCGTACATCAAATTGGGCCGTTGCACGGATTCGATCCGATCGATGGAAGACAAGATTCTAAACCAATTCGGTCTTACGAGCGGACAATTCGGTTGCCTGGAAACGTTGCACCATTTGGGTCCCATGTGCCAAAAAGAGATCGGCCAGAAGATCTTTTCTTGTGAAGGGAACATTACTCAGATCGTAGACAATCTCGAAAAAAGAGGATTGGTGCAAAGGGTTCGTAGCGAGGAAGATAGAAGGTACTTCATCGTCAACCTGACGGAATCGGGAAAGGAACTCATCTGCAAAGTCTTTCCGACCTATTTGGAACACCTTAAAGATAGGATGTCCCCTCTTTCGGACGAGGATTTAAAACAACTGGGGAATATCTGCAAAACTGTCGGTATTCGAGAAGCGTAA